A genomic segment from Candidatus Cloacimonadota bacterium encodes:
- the rplL gene encoding 50S ribosomal protein L7/L12 — translation MAEGSKKDKIIELVKELNVMELAELVKALEEEFGVTAAAPVAAVAGPAQTETAKDEEEKTEFDVILTNAGAKKIQVIKVVRQITKLGLKESKALVDEAPKPVAEGVSKDEAQSIKEKIEAEGGSVEIK, via the coding sequence ATGGCAGAAGGCAGCAAAAAAGATAAGATTATTGAGCTTGTTAAAGAACTCAACGTGATGGAACTCGCTGAGCTTGTAAAAGCACTCGAAGAAGAATTTGGTGTAACAGCTGCTGCACCAGTCGCTGCGGTTGCAGGACCAGCTCAAACGGAAACCGCAAAAGATGAAGAAGAAAAAACGGAATTTGACGTGATCCTCACCAATGCCGGTGCAAAGAAGATCCAGGTCATTAAAGTGGTACGTCAAATCACCAAACTTGGACTGAAAGAATCCAAAGCCCTTGTTGATGAAGCACCAAAACCAGTAGCAGAAGGTGTTTCCAAAGATGAAGCGCAGTCAATCAAAGAGAAGATCGAAGCTGAAGGTGGCTCTGTAGAGATTAAGTAA
- a CDS encoding 50S ribosomal protein L10, with product MEQKAVNPKNIENVQLLKERLDEAKSIVLVDYKGISVKEDTDLRSKFRENNVDYFVAKNTLLKLAAKDLSIEGLDEFLVGPTAVAVSKEDEITPPKIISDFKKSLPEEKSFFNFKIGVIDNQLMDVHELEKIVDLPSKQELLAKVVGGLNAPITGLVYTLNSILQKFVLVLNEIKNKKQS from the coding sequence ATGGAACAGAAAGCTGTAAATCCAAAAAATATTGAAAATGTTCAATTATTAAAAGAACGTTTGGATGAAGCAAAATCTATCGTACTTGTTGATTATAAGGGAATATCTGTTAAAGAAGATACAGACCTTCGAAGCAAGTTTAGAGAAAATAACGTTGATTACTTTGTTGCAAAAAATACACTTCTAAAGTTAGCCGCAAAAGACCTGTCTATTGAAGGTCTTGATGAATTCCTGGTTGGACCAACTGCAGTAGCAGTATCTAAAGAAGATGAAATAACTCCCCCGAAAATAATTTCTGATTTCAAGAAAAGTCTTCCTGAGGAAAAGAGTTTTTTCAATTTCAAAATAGGAGTCATCGACAACCAGCTTATGGATGTACACGAGCTCGAAAAAATCGTCGATCTTCCTTCAAAGCAGGAATTGCTTGCTAAGGTAGTTGGAGGCTTGAACGCACCTATCACTGGATTGGTCTATACTCTTAATAGTATTTTGCAAAAATTCGTTCTTGTTCTTAATGAGATCAAGAATAAAAAGCAATCATAA
- a CDS encoding 50S ribosomal protein L1 produces the protein MKRGKKYNQSIEKLEAEKAYEFNQSLEILKEIANKNFDETVEFHVRLGVDPKKANQMVRGTVVLPHGTGKDVKVLVFAEGDKADEAKEAGADYVGMDDLAEKIQGGWTDFDIAIATPNMMGKVGKLARILGPRKLMPNPKAGTITNDIAKAVQESKAGKVEYRIDKFANIHVPLGKVSFEKEKLAENAEVLMRAILRDKPASAKGRYVKNVTLCSTMSPGIKIDSVGYIKEIQANK, from the coding sequence ATGAAAAGAGGTAAGAAATATAATCAGAGTATAGAGAAGCTTGAAGCTGAAAAAGCATACGAATTCAATCAGTCTCTCGAAATACTCAAGGAAATAGCGAATAAGAACTTTGATGAAACCGTCGAGTTTCATGTCCGTTTGGGTGTCGATCCAAAGAAGGCAAATCAGATGGTTCGTGGAACAGTTGTGCTCCCGCATGGAACTGGTAAGGATGTAAAAGTCCTTGTCTTTGCAGAAGGTGATAAAGCTGATGAAGCAAAAGAAGCTGGTGCAGACTACGTTGGAATGGATGATCTTGCTGAAAAGATTCAAGGCGGCTGGACAGATTTTGATATCGCAATTGCCACACCTAATATGATGGGCAAGGTCGGTAAACTTGCACGAATTCTTGGCCCCAGAAAACTCATGCCGAATCCTAAAGCAGGTACCATCACAAATGATATTGCAAAAGCTGTTCAGGAATCAAAAGCAGGAAAAGTGGAATATCGTATTGATAAATTTGCAAACATTCACGTTCCCCTTGGTAAAGTATCTTTCGAAAAGGAAAAACTAGCAGAAAATGCTGAAGTACTCATGCGTGCAATCCTGAGAGACAAGCCGGCATCAGCAAAAGGTCGTTACGTCAAAAATGTCACCCTTTGTTCGACAATGAGCCCGGGCATCAAAATAGATTCTGTCGGTTACATAAAAGAAATTCAAGCGAATAAATAG
- the rplK gene encoding 50S ribosomal protein L11 has product MAKKVLAKIKIQLPAGQATPAPPVGPALGQHGVNIGEFCKQFNDKTKDQPGMIIPAEITVWGDRTFSFITKTPPAAVLIKKEASLAKGSGVPNREKIGSITEEQVEKIAKIKMQDLNAADLEAAKKMVAGTARSMGITIQH; this is encoded by the coding sequence ATGGCAAAAAAAGTTTTAGCAAAAATCAAGATACAACTGCCTGCGGGACAGGCAACTCCTGCTCCACCCGTTGGACCAGCACTTGGTCAACACGGTGTGAATATAGGTGAGTTCTGCAAGCAGTTCAATGATAAGACAAAAGATCAACCGGGAATGATTATCCCTGCAGAGATCACTGTCTGGGGTGATAGAACATTCAGTTTTATCACTAAAACACCTCCTGCAGCAGTTTTGATTAAAAAGGAAGCCAGCCTTGCAAAAGGTTCCGGCGTACCTAATAGAGAAAAGATCGGTTCGATTACTGAAGAACAGGTCGAGAAGATCGCAAAGATCAAAATGCAGGATCTGAATGCAGCAGACCTTGAGGCAGCAAAGAAGATGGTTGCCGGTACTGCTCGCAGCATGGGCATCACCATTCAGCATTAG
- the nusG gene encoding transcription termination/antitermination factor NusG, with product MEKKWYVLHTYVGKEKKVKEALEKYLEDSDLKDLFGEIIIPSHKTFIIRDGKKVVKEKKIFPNYVLIEMEMTPETYQFVLQLPATTKFLGGNKTPNPLSQKEVNRILGVKRDKDSVTSEMKFIVGDRIKIIDGPFDDFEGSIERIIEEKDKLVVNVTVFGRITPVEVGFNQVEKLD from the coding sequence ATGGAAAAGAAATGGTATGTGCTCCACACCTATGTGGGCAAAGAAAAAAAGGTAAAAGAAGCACTCGAGAAATATCTTGAAGACAGTGATCTCAAAGATCTCTTTGGAGAAATCATTATTCCTTCTCATAAAACGTTCATTATCCGTGATGGAAAAAAGGTCGTTAAAGAGAAAAAGATTTTTCCAAATTATGTTCTTATAGAGATGGAAATGACTCCAGAAACCTATCAATTTGTGCTTCAACTTCCTGCAACGACCAAATTTCTTGGTGGAAATAAAACGCCAAATCCACTATCACAAAAAGAGGTGAACAGGATTCTTGGAGTGAAAAGGGATAAAGATTCTGTTACCAGCGAGATGAAGTTCATCGTTGGAGACCGCATTAAGATCATCGATGGTCCCTTTGACGATTTTGAAGGTTCAATTGAGAGAATTATCGAAGAAAAGGATAAACTTGTGGTGAATGTAACCGTATTTGGTCGCATCACTCCGGTCGAGGTCGGTTTCAATCAAGTAGAAAAGCTCGATTAA
- the secE gene encoding preprotein translocase subunit SecE, which yields MFKKIGKFLKEVRQELKNVVWPTKADLKEGTTVVIAFSIILGIFIWIIDNIFTQVVNLVLFR from the coding sequence ATGTTTAAAAAAATCGGAAAATTCCTGAAAGAAGTTCGCCAGGAACTGAAAAATGTTGTCTGGCCAACAAAAGCAGACCTCAAAGAAGGTACGACTGTTGTTATTGCTTTCTCAATCATCCTGGGTATCTTTATCTGGATCATTGATAATATTTTCACACAGGTTGTAAATTTGGTGTTATTTAGATAA